The Anaerohalosphaeraceae bacterium genome includes a window with the following:
- a CDS encoding thymidylate synthase → MSSSSSDGTLPVLTVAADCLPEAWEKAVLAVWDYGLTIPTQYDRPGDPPSKDATVMITVSDPFREPRIHKNFPGGPEELEAYRQEVVDGIHDHWIDPAAGKWTYTYHQRLFAYCPTEDLRNPNSPKPFAPVNQIESLVEALAACHYTRRAQAITWMPTADPKTQDPPCLQRIWCRLTEDSRGGFVLNMNTHWRSRDLYKAWFMNAYALTDLQRTIAERLAGKLGKPVRVGRYVDISDSLHIYGSYLKDAGIEVEKMRTTPFTLRAWESTYPAFALMTEEARAKLAQDPDWYARAKG, encoded by the coding sequence ATGTCATCTTCCTCCTCAGACGGGACTTTGCCTGTCCTGACGGTTGCGGCGGACTGTCTTCCCGAGGCGTGGGAAAAGGCGGTGCTGGCGGTGTGGGATTACGGGCTGACGATTCCGACCCAGTATGACCGCCCGGGCGACCCGCCCAGCAAAGATGCCACTGTGATGATTACCGTAAGCGACCCCTTCCGGGAGCCGCGGATTCACAAAAACTTCCCCGGCGGACCGGAGGAACTGGAGGCGTATCGGCAGGAGGTAGTGGACGGCATTCACGATCACTGGATTGACCCGGCGGCGGGCAAATGGACCTACACCTATCATCAGCGGCTGTTTGCCTACTGTCCGACGGAAGACCTGCGAAATCCCAACAGTCCAAAACCCTTTGCCCCCGTCAATCAAATCGAGTCTTTGGTGGAGGCCCTGGCGGCCTGTCACTATACCCGTCGGGCCCAGGCGATTACCTGGATGCCTACGGCGGACCCGAAAACACAAGACCCGCCCTGCCTGCAGCGTATCTGGTGCCGTCTGACGGAAGACAGCCGAGGCGGGTTTGTGCTGAATATGAACACTCATTGGCGAAGCCGGGATTTATACAAGGCCTGGTTTATGAATGCCTACGCCCTGACGGACCTTCAGCGGACAATCGCCGAGCGCCTGGCCGGCAAACTGGGCAAGCCGGTCCGCGTCGGCCGCTATGTTGATATCAGCGATTCGCTCCATATCTACGGTTCCTATCTGAAGGATGCGGGCATCGAAGTGGAAAAGATGCGCACCACCCCCTTTACGCTGCGGGCGTGGGAGTCCACCTATCCGGCCTTTGCCTTGATGACGGAAGAAGCCCGCGCGAAACTGGCTCAAGACCCTGATTGGTACGCCCGTGCGAAAGGATAA
- a CDS encoding riboflavin synthase yields MDGETMFTGIVEQTGLVRGTRPRGGGLQAEIDLGAAAEGTRVGDSISVNGVCLTVTALQNTTAVFDVSPETLRRSTLKTLRSGQRVNLERAMRADGRFGGHFVQGHVDGIGRIAEIRRRGDFAEFRIEAPAALLEQMVEKGSVAVDGISLTIASLDEKGFTVALIPATLAQTTWKESKTGDEVNIETDILVKIVRNLLHKTAGPSAALDPEVLRSWGYSPNG; encoded by the coding sequence ATGGACGGCGAAACGATGTTTACGGGTATTGTAGAACAGACAGGTCTTGTTCGAGGGACTCGTCCCCGGGGCGGCGGGCTGCAGGCGGAAATCGACCTGGGAGCCGCTGCGGAAGGGACCCGAGTAGGGGACAGTATTTCCGTCAATGGGGTCTGCCTGACCGTAACGGCTTTGCAGAATACGACGGCTGTCTTCGATGTGAGCCCGGAAACCCTGCGGCGCAGCACCTTAAAGACGCTCCGCAGCGGACAAAGGGTCAATCTCGAACGGGCGATGCGGGCCGACGGGCGTTTCGGAGGCCATTTCGTACAGGGGCATGTGGACGGCATCGGAAGGATTGCCGAAATCCGCCGGCGCGGGGACTTTGCCGAGTTTCGAATCGAAGCGCCGGCCGCCCTTCTGGAGCAAATGGTTGAAAAAGGGTCTGTCGCAGTGGACGGCATCAGCTTGACGATAGCCTCCTTAGATGAAAAGGGGTTTACCGTGGCCCTTATCCCGGCTACGCTGGCCCAGACAACATGGAAAGAATCCAAAACGGGGGATGAGGTGAATATTGAAACGGATATTCTGGTCAAGATTGTCCGAAACCTGCTGCACAAGACCGCCGGACCGTCCGCCGCACTGGACCCGGAGGTCCTGCGTTCGTGGGGGTATTCACCCAATGGCTGA
- the pdxA gene encoding 4-hydroxythreonine-4-phosphate dehydrogenase PdxA yields the protein MAEHTLDNSASNPLTIGITMGDPGGIGPEIIVKALADPLLRRQAKFIIFGLDEQLEYAADLAEVPPFWIRHPHEKISRDYPRQVVVADYDEYSLPSYIHRPTRISGECSIRFCLDAVQAARDGIIDAVVTAPISKTSWKLADAPWPGHTELLADCCKSPRKAMMFVAGPLKLALATIHEALFEIRHKFTIGCVFEPIDLLNTALQDYFGIKNPRIAVAGLNPHAGEDGQFGDEEQRIIRPAMLLAQEVGIRCEGPFPADTLFVKAARGEFDGVVAMYHDQGLIPVKMLAFEEAVNVTIGIPIIRTSPSHGTAFDIAGKGIASEASMKQAIRTAIEMATIRRSRKAQKNSHADQTGN from the coding sequence ATGGCTGAGCATACGCTGGACAATTCGGCTTCCAACCCGCTGACGATTGGGATTACGATGGGCGACCCGGGAGGCATCGGTCCGGAGATTATCGTAAAAGCCCTGGCGGACCCGCTCCTGCGCCGGCAGGCCAAATTTATTATTTTCGGTCTGGATGAGCAGCTCGAATATGCGGCGGACTTGGCGGAGGTGCCGCCGTTTTGGATTCGCCACCCGCACGAAAAAATCAGCCGCGATTACCCGCGTCAGGTGGTTGTGGCTGACTATGATGAATATTCCCTGCCGTCCTACATTCACCGGCCCACGCGCATCAGCGGGGAATGCTCCATCCGTTTTTGCCTGGATGCCGTTCAGGCCGCCCGGGACGGGATTATCGACGCGGTCGTGACTGCCCCCATCAGCAAAACCAGCTGGAAACTGGCGGATGCCCCCTGGCCGGGTCATACCGAGCTGCTTGCCGACTGCTGCAAAAGCCCCCGCAAGGCGATGATGTTTGTCGCCGGGCCCCTAAAGCTGGCGTTGGCGACGATTCACGAGGCCCTTTTTGAAATTCGCCATAAGTTTACCATCGGCTGTGTCTTTGAGCCCATTGACCTGTTGAACACGGCTTTGCAGGATTATTTCGGAATCAAAAATCCGCGGATTGCTGTAGCGGGACTCAACCCCCACGCCGGCGAAGACGGCCAGTTCGGCGACGAGGAGCAGCGGATTATTCGTCCGGCCATGCTCCTGGCGCAGGAAGTCGGCATTCGATGCGAAGGTCCGTTTCCGGCGGATACGCTTTTTGTTAAAGCCGCGCGCGGAGAGTTTGACGGCGTTGTGGCGATGTACCATGACCAGGGGCTGATTCCCGTTAAGATGCTTGCCTTTGAGGAGGCGGTCAATGTAACCATCGGCATCCCCATTATCCGCACCTCGCCTTCTCACGGAACGGCGTTTGATATTGCGGGCAAGGGGATCGCCAGCGAGGCCAGTATGAAACAGGCCATCCGCACGGCGATTGAAATGGCGACAATCCGGAGAAGTCGAAAAGCTCAAAAGAACAGCCATGCAGACCAAACAGGAAATTGA
- the rsmA gene encoding 16S rRNA (adenine(1518)-N(6)/adenine(1519)-N(6))-dimethyltransferase RsmA, with protein MQTKQEIEQLLAAAGTRPKHRLGQNFLIDLNLMRVLVQSAAVHSGDVVLEVGCGTGSLTEELLLHGGRVVGVEYDPVLFGIVQKRLAGADNLTLLCGDVLESKNTLNHAVLDAVQKALEETGGRLLLVSNLPYNVASSVMANLIAGPLTAEAMTVTVQKEVAERMAAVPGHKEYSPLSILMTATGDLHYLKHLPPTVFWPRPQVDSAMVQFVRNPQKAAQIHNMDVFRQVVHLFMSHRRKMLKACVHFAEGQLASVRHWSDVFAEAFVDGQRRPEELSAADYINIANLCFEQIR; from the coding sequence ATGCAGACCAAACAGGAAATTGAACAGTTGCTGGCGGCGGCGGGCACTCGTCCCAAGCATCGGCTGGGGCAGAACTTCCTGATTGACCTGAATCTGATGCGGGTTCTGGTGCAGTCCGCGGCGGTGCATTCCGGCGATGTGGTGCTGGAGGTCGGCTGCGGCACCGGTTCGTTAACCGAAGAACTGCTGCTGCACGGCGGCCGGGTTGTCGGAGTTGAGTATGACCCTGTTCTCTTCGGCATTGTTCAAAAACGCCTGGCCGGTGCCGACAACCTCACGCTTCTGTGCGGAGATGTCCTCGAAAGCAAAAATACCCTCAACCATGCTGTTCTGGATGCGGTTCAGAAGGCCCTGGAGGAAACGGGGGGGCGGCTGCTGCTGGTGTCCAATCTGCCGTACAATGTGGCCTCCAGTGTGATGGCCAATCTGATTGCCGGGCCGCTGACGGCGGAGGCGATGACCGTGACTGTCCAGAAGGAAGTCGCCGAACGCATGGCCGCTGTTCCGGGACACAAAGAATACAGCCCCTTGAGTATTTTGATGACGGCTACGGGAGACCTGCACTATCTCAAGCATCTGCCCCCAACGGTTTTCTGGCCGCGTCCGCAGGTGGATTCCGCCATGGTTCAATTCGTCCGAAATCCCCAAAAGGCCGCTCAGATTCACAATATGGATGTTTTCCGGCAGGTTGTGCATCTGTTTATGAGCCATCGACGCAAAATGCTCAAGGCCTGTGTTCATTTTGCCGAAGGACAGCTGGCTTCGGTACGGCACTGGTCCGATGTGTTTGCCGAGGCCTTTGTGGACGGGCAGCGCCGCCCGGAAGAACTGTCCGCCGCCGACTACATCAACATCGCCAACCTCTGCTTTGAGCAAATCCGTTAA
- the rimO gene encoding 30S ribosomal protein S12 methylthiotransferase RimO, whose translation MSKKTNPSITVGFVSLGCPKNTVDSEVMLARIGQAGFVLTGQMQADVVIINTCGFIEPAKQEALSVIRQAVKEKKKGRLGKIIVAGCLSQRMGASLLEEIPQIDAVVGLGQREQVVEILHAVLQSSPKQPGNRQFLQPSSEIIFDDSERLLITPSHWAYLRISEGCSRHCSFCTIPSIRGKFRSKPIDLVLSEARQLAEHGVLELNLIAQDTTSYGRDLGLKNGLATLISELEKIKTIQWLRLMYLYPASIDEALIEKIAQSSKVVHYVDIPIQHISNPILRAMHRPDTKENTFQLIQKLRQSIPDIILRTTVIVGFPGETDEQFEELLDFIQWAQFDALGAFPYFAESGTKAAELPDQVPDSLKQERLNRIMLTQQEIAFKKADRMIGKELTILADEMDENNRLIGRFYGQAPHIDSVCLIEGTPVQPGQFVPVRVIGREGYDLLVKPV comes from the coding sequence ATGAGCAAAAAAACAAATCCGTCCATTACAGTCGGTTTTGTCTCTCTGGGCTGTCCGAAAAACACAGTGGACAGCGAGGTGATGCTGGCCCGCATCGGTCAGGCGGGTTTTGTTTTGACCGGCCAGATGCAGGCCGATGTCGTGATTATCAACACGTGCGGCTTTATTGAACCGGCTAAACAGGAAGCGTTGTCGGTCATCCGTCAGGCCGTCAAAGAAAAAAAGAAAGGCCGGCTGGGCAAAATTATCGTGGCGGGCTGTTTATCCCAGCGGATGGGGGCTTCCCTGCTCGAAGAAATCCCCCAAATTGACGCCGTCGTCGGACTCGGCCAGCGGGAACAGGTAGTCGAGATCCTTCATGCGGTTTTGCAATCCTCACCAAAACAGCCGGGCAATCGACAATTTCTTCAGCCCTCTTCGGAGATAATCTTTGACGACAGCGAACGTCTTTTAATTACCCCCTCCCACTGGGCGTATCTCCGCATCAGCGAAGGATGCAGCCGACATTGCTCGTTCTGTACAATCCCTTCTATCCGGGGCAAATTCCGAAGCAAGCCTATCGACTTAGTCCTTTCTGAAGCCAGGCAGCTGGCCGAACATGGGGTTCTCGAATTGAACCTCATTGCACAGGATACCACCTCCTATGGGCGGGACCTCGGCTTAAAAAACGGCCTGGCTACACTGATAAGCGAGTTGGAAAAGATAAAAACAATTCAATGGCTGCGGCTGATGTACCTTTATCCGGCGTCTATCGATGAAGCCCTCATCGAAAAGATTGCCCAAAGCTCCAAAGTTGTCCATTACGTCGATATCCCGATACAGCATATCAGCAATCCTATCCTGCGGGCAATGCATCGGCCGGACACAAAAGAAAACACGTTTCAATTAATCCAGAAATTACGGCAGTCTATTCCGGATATCATCCTGCGAACCACGGTTATTGTCGGATTTCCGGGGGAAACCGATGAACAATTCGAAGAACTCCTCGACTTCATTCAATGGGCTCAATTCGATGCACTCGGCGCTTTTCCCTATTTTGCCGAATCCGGAACCAAGGCCGCCGAGCTGCCGGACCAAGTGCCGGATTCGCTCAAACAAGAGCGGCTGAATCGGATTATGCTTACCCAGCAGGAAATCGCCTTTAAAAAAGCCGACCGGATGATTGGGAAAGAATTGACCATTCTGGCGGATGAAATGGACGAAAACAACCGTCTTATCGGACGTTTTTATGGGCAGGCCCCGCACATCGACAGCGTCTGCCTCATCGAGGGAACTCCCGTTCAGCCCGGTCAGTTCGTTCCGGTCCGCGTCATCGGCCGGGAAGGTTATGACCTGCTGGTGAAGCCGGTCTGA
- a CDS encoding endonuclease III domain-containing protein — protein sequence MRSEILMDIYRRLYDRFGPQHWWPGETPLEIMIGAVLTQNTNWKNVEKAIANLKAASLLDLSRLEAISAERLAELIQPAGYFNVKARRLKNLIAWLSEKHGGQIESLKTLSTSRLREELLSIRGIGPETADSILLYALEKPVFVVDAYTARILGRHRLLEEGAGYDEIQSLFENALPKDTALFNEYHALLVRCGKETCKPKPVCAGCPLEDLPHDTQ from the coding sequence ATGCGTTCCGAAATCCTGATGGACATCTACCGCCGGCTTTACGACCGCTTCGGCCCGCAGCACTGGTGGCCCGGGGAAACCCCGCTGGAAATCATGATTGGAGCCGTCTTAACCCAAAACACCAACTGGAAAAACGTCGAAAAAGCCATCGCCAACCTAAAGGCCGCTTCGCTGCTGGACTTGTCCAGACTGGAGGCGATTTCCGCAGAGCGTCTGGCGGAGCTGATACAGCCCGCCGGCTACTTCAACGTCAAAGCCCGCCGGCTCAAAAACCTGATTGCCTGGCTTTCCGAAAAACACGGCGGACAAATCGAATCCCTCAAAACCCTTTCGACTTCACGGCTTCGGGAGGAGCTTTTGTCGATTCGGGGAATCGGACCGGAAACGGCGGATTCCATCCTTCTGTACGCCCTCGAAAAACCGGTCTTTGTTGTGGATGCCTACACCGCCCGAATTCTCGGCCGCCATCGCCTTCTGGAAGAAGGGGCCGGCTATGACGAGATTCAGTCCCTCTTTGAAAACGCCCTGCCGAAAGACACCGCCCTGTTTAACGAATACCACGCCCTGCTGGTCCGCTGCGGCAAAGAAACCTGCAAACCCAAACCGGTCTGTGCGGGCTGCCCGCTGGAAGATTTGCCCCACGACACGCAGTAA
- a CDS encoding CPBP family intramembrane glutamic endopeptidase, which translates to MSRKRKHRDSFRQLMVFVPDTYMDRTSRPIYAFVYLLGFILLYELGTYLIDPEALSERLAQPQTRVVAFLWVQNVLEYLGFSPRMIWVATPLVPLVILLGFQFTSRSSWRIHWPDFLPMTAECLLLSVPLIVLSLLLNRTAEITSNAAMMLSSVLSLARQELWLQVITGIGAGIYEELVFRLILIGVLMLLFQDVLGLKRKHAVIASVLVSAFLFSIHHHVFFVNGRVGVGEAFEWSRFFFRMLAGIYFAVLYAFRGFGITAGTHAFYDILAAFLNLLVFS; encoded by the coding sequence ATGAGCCGAAAGCGAAAACATCGGGATTCGTTTCGCCAACTGATGGTGTTTGTTCCGGATACCTATATGGACCGGACGAGTCGGCCGATTTATGCGTTCGTTTATCTGCTGGGATTTATCCTGCTGTATGAACTGGGGACCTATCTGATTGACCCGGAGGCCCTTTCAGAACGCCTGGCCCAGCCCCAGACGCGGGTTGTGGCCTTCCTGTGGGTGCAGAATGTTCTGGAATATCTGGGATTTTCGCCCCGAATGATTTGGGTGGCCACTCCGCTGGTGCCGCTGGTGATTCTGCTGGGGTTTCAGTTCACGTCCCGAAGCTCCTGGCGGATTCACTGGCCGGATTTTCTGCCGATGACGGCGGAGTGTCTGCTGCTGTCGGTTCCGCTGATTGTGCTCAGTCTGCTGCTGAACCGTACGGCGGAAATCACCTCCAATGCGGCGATGATGCTGTCTTCTGTGCTCAGTCTGGCCCGTCAGGAACTGTGGCTTCAGGTGATTACCGGCATTGGAGCGGGGATTTATGAGGAGCTGGTCTTCCGTCTGATTCTCATCGGCGTGCTGATGCTCCTGTTTCAGGATGTTCTGGGCCTGAAGCGGAAACATGCTGTGATAGCTTCGGTGCTGGTGTCGGCTTTCCTGTTCAGCATTCATCATCACGTGTTTTTTGTAAACGGACGTGTTGGAGTAGGGGAAGCATTTGAATGGAGCCGCTTTTTCTTTCGAATGCTGGCAGGCATTTATTTTGCCGTGCTTTATGCCTTCCGCGGATTCGGCATTACGGCGGGCACTCACGCTTTTTATGACATTCTGGCGGCCTTTCTGAATCTGCTGGTTTTCAGCTGA
- a CDS encoding DUF2617 family protein, which translates to MDVPKTNLAVSELTFSLFQRPLHPELFRIYARRHLKTERYEMLLWATGCSHVVSVFADDVCLTELISGPEQPLPRRGLVERFPFRGPRTHKCTLSRGLSYMTDFQVEKMSPNLYRQSHIDLQRFARNRGLFVAFGGSSAEGLEAFSYIDFEARRDELHIHAFHAFPEQLTIIKTQSLFDMRG; encoded by the coding sequence ATGGATGTTCCGAAGACCAACCTGGCAGTCAGCGAATTGACCTTCTCCCTCTTTCAGCGTCCGCTGCATCCGGAACTGTTTCGCATTTATGCCCGCCGGCATCTGAAAACAGAACGGTATGAGATGCTGCTGTGGGCGACCGGCTGTTCCCATGTGGTGAGCGTCTTTGCGGATGATGTCTGCCTGACGGAACTGATCAGCGGTCCCGAGCAGCCGCTGCCGCGCCGCGGTTTGGTGGAGCGGTTTCCGTTCCGGGGTCCGCGGACCCACAAATGCACGCTCAGCCGGGGTTTGAGCTATATGACGGACTTCCAGGTGGAAAAAATGAGTCCGAATCTGTACCGACAGAGCCACATCGATTTGCAGCGGTTTGCCCGAAATCGGGGGCTGTTTGTCGCCTTTGGAGGTTCTTCCGCCGAAGGGCTGGAGGCCTTCAGTTATATTGATTTTGAAGCCCGACGGGACGAGCTTCACATTCATGCCTTTCATGCCTTCCCGGAGCAGCTGACCATTATCAAAACCCAGTCGCTTTTCGATATGCGCGGCTGA
- a CDS encoding site-specific tyrosine recombinase, which yields MLNVQIQNLRRRLAELPLGKTVESFLDYLIVEAGLASNTVLAYGRDLLEFARFCRSRNIHRLQDIQPAVVSQYLHTRRGLSEASLSRHLVAVKMMLRFAVLTGLVKDTFIDTLESPKQWKRLPAVCSKQQIFALLDAPGPDDPYWLRDKAVLELLYATGARAAEVAALEIKDVNLSVGYVRCFGKGRKERIVPLGRAAAQAVQAYLETLRPQLAKPFSGAALFLSRTGRPLDRIELWRIVKKYARRAGLPKKLSVHTLRHCFASHLLAGGVDLRSLQEMLGHADIRTTQIYTHVDHDRLKAIHRKFHPRP from the coding sequence ATGCTGAACGTCCAAATTCAAAATCTTCGCAGGCGTCTGGCCGAGCTGCCCCTCGGAAAGACCGTCGAGTCATTTCTCGACTATCTGATTGTCGAGGCGGGGCTGGCCTCCAACACCGTTTTGGCCTACGGCAGGGACCTGCTGGAATTTGCCCGGTTTTGCCGCAGCCGAAACATTCATCGGCTCCAGGACATTCAGCCGGCCGTCGTTTCCCAATATCTGCACACCCGCCGCGGTCTTTCAGAGGCCTCCCTGAGCCGACATCTCGTTGCCGTCAAAATGATGCTCCGTTTTGCCGTACTGACAGGTCTCGTAAAAGACACCTTTATCGACACCCTCGAAAGCCCCAAACAATGGAAACGGCTGCCGGCCGTGTGCTCCAAGCAGCAAATCTTCGCTCTCCTCGATGCGCCCGGCCCGGATGACCCCTATTGGCTTCGGGACAAGGCCGTTCTGGAACTGCTGTATGCCACAGGGGCCCGTGCCGCAGAGGTCGCCGCACTGGAAATCAAAGATGTCAACCTGTCTGTCGGATACGTCCGCTGCTTCGGCAAAGGACGCAAGGAGCGTATCGTCCCTTTGGGCCGTGCCGCAGCTCAGGCCGTTCAGGCCTATCTGGAAACCCTGCGCCCTCAGCTGGCCAAACCGTTCAGCGGCGCCGCTTTGTTTCTCTCGCGGACGGGCCGGCCTCTGGACCGCATCGAACTGTGGCGGATTGTCAAAAAATACGCCCGACGGGCCGGTCTGCCGAAAAAGTTAAGCGTCCACACCCTTCGGCACTGTTTTGCCAGTCATCTGCTGGCCGGAGGCGTGGACCTCCGCTCCCTGCAGGAAATGCTCGGCCATGCCGACATCCGAACCACCCAGATTTACACTCACGTGGACCATGACCGCCTGAAAGCCATTCACCGAAAATTCCACCCCCGGCCGTAA
- the galE gene encoding UDP-glucose 4-epimerase GalE has protein sequence MNILVCGGAGYIGSNMTEMLARAGHRPVVLDNLSKGHRAAVRSAEFVQGDFGNLEFTVEVLKKHRIEAVMHFAAFIEVGESVEVPLRYYDNNVSRTRTLLEAMEKTGVEKFVFSSTAAVYGMPRTIPIPEDLPKDPINPYGETKWAVERMCHFQCQTGRLRYAALRYFNACGAGFDAQFGEDHRPESHLIPLIIQAAMGKRPSIKIYGTDYPTPDGTCIRDYIHVEDLCSAHLLALERLADQRELVYNLGNGTGYSVRQVIDTVRRVSGRSFRVEETSRRPGDPPVLTADASRAIRELGWKTRYPDLETIVESAWKFHTAHPNGYE, from the coding sequence ATGAATATTTTGGTTTGCGGCGGGGCCGGCTATATCGGCAGCAATATGACCGAGATGCTGGCTCGAGCGGGACATCGTCCGGTTGTGCTGGACAATCTGAGCAAGGGACATCGAGCCGCCGTGCGAAGTGCGGAGTTTGTGCAGGGGGATTTCGGAAATCTGGAGTTTACGGTCGAGGTTCTCAAAAAACATCGAATTGAAGCGGTGATGCATTTTGCGGCCTTCATCGAGGTCGGCGAATCGGTGGAAGTGCCGCTTCGCTATTATGACAACAATGTGAGCCGAACGCGTACCCTGCTGGAGGCGATGGAGAAAACCGGAGTGGAAAAGTTCGTCTTCAGCAGCACGGCAGCGGTGTATGGAATGCCCCGGACGATTCCGATACCGGAGGACCTGCCGAAAGACCCCATCAATCCCTACGGCGAGACCAAATGGGCTGTGGAGCGGATGTGTCATTTTCAGTGTCAGACGGGACGGCTTCGCTATGCGGCGCTTCGGTATTTCAACGCGTGCGGGGCGGGTTTTGATGCTCAATTCGGCGAAGACCATCGCCCCGAGTCGCATCTGATTCCGCTGATTATTCAGGCGGCGATGGGAAAACGGCCGTCGATCAAGATTTACGGGACGGATTATCCGACCCCGGACGGCACGTGCATTCGCGATTATATTCACGTGGAGGATTTGTGTTCGGCGCATCTGCTGGCTTTGGAGCGGCTGGCGGACCAGCGGGAGCTGGTGTACAACCTGGGCAACGGAACCGGCTATTCCGTCCGCCAGGTGATTGACACGGTGCGGCGTGTGTCGGGTCGTTCGTTTCGGGTGGAAGAGACGTCCCGCCGCCCGGGCGACCCGCCGGTGCTTACGGCCGACGCCTCCCGCGCCATCCGGGAATTGGGATGGAAGACCCGGTATCCGGACCTGGAAACCATCGTCGAAAGCGCCTGGAAGTTTCATACGGCGCATCCGAATGGATATGAATAA
- the pyk gene encoding pyruvate kinase, giving the protein MITKTAIVATLGPASADVKTVRQLMEAGVRTFRLNFSHGEPDTHQSMLAAVRSAAREVPFAVSVMGDLCGPKIRLCPIDPDGGLIEPGRTVLIHRRLEVGRPDAFSTTLPELIDRVQLGQRILLDDGAIVLQVVDKKGEILECRVLVGGPVRSRKGVNLPDTDLGIPAITPRDRQWIDWAVEHQLDYLALSFVQKAQEILDLRQMLRQKDSPIKVVAKIEKPRAVENLEEIIQVSDAVLVARGDLGVEMPAEQVPLIQKRITALCRRFGKPVIVATQVLQSMIEHPWPTRAEVSDIANAVMDYADAIMLSGETSVGKYPVEAARVIHRVCGSTEAYLERLNLPRPPMETDPALKTLSVIARCVAQMLDEIPCALVAVATKTGTTARLLSKARMDVPIVSFCPDERVNQQMGLHYGVIGVYSPFVSTLAEFTEYAEKTILKHGWAKAGQQILLLPGQDLLSGRDSQAILLHTLRPNGR; this is encoded by the coding sequence ATGATTACCAAGACGGCGATTGTGGCTACGCTGGGGCCCGCTTCGGCGGATGTGAAGACCGTCCGGCAGCTGATGGAGGCGGGGGTGCGGACGTTTCGGCTGAATTTTTCGCACGGAGAACCCGATACGCATCAGTCGATGCTGGCGGCGGTGCGCTCGGCGGCACGGGAAGTGCCGTTTGCCGTCTCCGTGATGGGGGATTTGTGCGGTCCCAAAATCCGCCTCTGTCCCATTGACCCCGACGGCGGTCTGATTGAACCCGGCCGGACGGTTTTGATTCATCGCCGTCTGGAGGTCGGACGGCCTGACGCCTTTTCCACGACTCTGCCGGAGCTGATTGACCGGGTCCAGCTCGGCCAGCGCATCCTGCTGGATGACGGAGCGATTGTTCTGCAGGTCGTTGACAAAAAAGGCGAGATTCTGGAGTGCCGTGTTCTGGTCGGCGGCCCTGTCCGAAGCCGAAAGGGCGTCAATCTGCCGGATACCGATTTGGGCATCCCCGCCATCACGCCGCGCGACCGGCAGTGGATCGATTGGGCGGTGGAGCATCAGTTGGATTATCTGGCTCTGAGCTTTGTTCAGAAAGCGCAGGAGATTCTTGACCTGCGGCAGATGCTGCGGCAGAAAGACTCTCCGATAAAAGTCGTCGCCAAGATTGAAAAACCCCGAGCGGTGGAAAATCTGGAGGAAATTATTCAGGTCTCCGATGCCGTGTTGGTGGCTCGCGGGGATTTGGGCGTGGAAATGCCGGCCGAACAAGTGCCTCTGATTCAGAAGCGGATAACCGCCTTATGCCGACGGTTCGGCAAGCCCGTCATCGTGGCGACACAGGTTCTTCAGTCGATGATTGAACATCCCTGGCCGACACGGGCGGAGGTGTCGGATATTGCCAATGCCGTGATGGATTATGCCGATGCGATTATGCTCTCCGGCGAGACATCGGTCGGCAAATATCCGGTCGAAGCCGCCCGGGTGATTCATCGGGTCTGCGGCAGCACGGAAGCGTATCTGGAGCGGCTGAATCTGCCGCGTCCTCCGATGGAGACCGACCCTGCCTTAAAGACTCTGTCGGTCATCGCCCGCTGTGTGGCCCAGATGCTTGATGAAATTCCCTGCGCGCTCGTTGCCGTGGCCACCAAAACCGGCACTACGGCTCGTCTGCTCAGCAAGGCACGCATGGATGTGCCGATTGTTTCGTTTTGTCCGGATGAGCGGGTCAATCAGCAGATGGGGCTTCATTACGGGGTCATCGGGGTGTACAGTCCCTTTGTGAGCACCCTGGCGGAATTTACCGAATACGCGGAAAAGACGATTCTCAAGCACGGCTGGGCCAAAGCCGGTCAGCAAATCCTCCTGCTGCCCGGACAGGACCTGCTGTCCGGACGAGACAGCCAGGCGATTCTGCTGCATACACTCCGTCCGAACGGTCGGTAA